Proteins encoded within one genomic window of Bacteroidales bacterium:
- a CDS encoding DinB family protein, producing MNTDSEQKLRDQLVTMIRQGNAFRSLPQLLDSISYEATGKQVEGFPRTVWELTEHLRIALHDLVEYSKDSHYQSPPWPEGFWPKHSKPRSSEEWKESVRHINDLMEEMVSLVQDPSNDLFQPFDAHPDHHLLRQATIVAEHNAYHGGQIAMLSKAAEEE from the coding sequence ACAGACAGTGAACAAAAACTCCGGGATCAGTTGGTAACAATGATCAGGCAGGGTAATGCCTTTAGGTCGTTACCGCAATTGCTGGACTCCATTTCTTATGAGGCCACCGGTAAACAGGTCGAAGGTTTTCCCCGTACAGTATGGGAATTGACAGAACATTTGCGCATCGCGCTGCACGATCTGGTGGAATATTCCAAAGATTCCCATTATCAATCCCCACCCTGGCCTGAAGGGTTCTGGCCGAAGCATTCGAAACCCCGCTCCAGTGAGGAGTGGAAAGAATCGGTGCGCCATATCAATGACCTTATGGAGGAGATGGTCAGCCTGGTTCAGGACCCGTCGAATGACCTGTTCCAGCCTTTTGATGCCCATCCCGATCATCATTTGTTGCGTCAGGCCACCATTGTGGCTGAGCATAATGCTTATCACGGAGGACAGATTGCCATGCTCAGTAAGGCGGCTGAAGAAGAATAG